TTCCTACCAGCAACACTTTCTTTGCATCGATATGTCCAGCCAGTGTAAAGACATAGTTGTAATGAAAATAAGCAGAGTTATAACCACCATTGCCGTCACCTTCGCGTTTGTTGTTATTTGCATCGTAGATCCATTGGCCGTCGGCAATAAATTTGTAGAGATATTTTCCGGGCTTTAATTTTTGTATGGCCACCCAACCACTGTCAGTGTGTTGCATGTTGATGCCATTCGTACTCCAGTTATTGAAGTTACCACTCAGGTAGACGTGCGATGCCTGCGCATATCCGCGCAGCAGAAATACCGTTTCGTCTTTTTTCGGATTTTCAAATACCGTGGGAGCAGCTTTGAAACTGTTGACACCATATTCTACCGGCACAGGGTAACCGGGCGTTCCGGCAATTGCCTTCGGATGTTCGATGTAGATGGGTTGTTGCCCCCAATTAATGGAAGTTCCATTGTCAAGAGGCTTCGCGATTTCAACCACATTTTTATCGCTATGATGAATCGTCCATCCTTCTTTTGCAAGCTGACCGATGTTTTGAAAATTCCATAAGCTATCTTCTTTTAACCCAAAATAGCTTAGGAGTTTGGTAAGGTCTTCTGTTGCCTGTTTATCAAACCTCACGATCATCATCCCGTTTTCAATGCGCAACGATTCATTGTTCTGTGCACTTGCCTGCATTGGGTTCAATAACAAAAGAAAGAGCAATACGATAAAAAAGCCCGTCAAGTCGCGCATTGCATGCATAAATAATTCAGGTATTCCAATGCTGCCTGCAGGCAACTTCACAGCATTCGATTTTCCATCAGCGTGCACACATTGATATGACGGAAGATGTCTCATTGCTGTTTTATGTTATAAAA
The genomic region above belongs to Chitinophagaceae bacterium and contains:
- a CDS encoding glycogen-binding domain-containing protein, with protein sequence MRHLPSYQCVHADGKSNAVKLPAGSIGIPELFMHAMRDLTGFFIVLLFLLLLNPMQASAQNNESLRIENGMMIVRFDKQATEDLTKLLSYFGLKEDSLWNFQNIGQLAKEGWTIHHSDKNVVEIAKPLDNGTSINWGQQPIYIEHPKAIAGTPGYPVPVEYGVNSFKAAPTVFENPKKDETVFLLRGYAQASHVYLSGNFNNWSTNGINMQHTDSGWVAIQKLKPGKYLYKFIADGQWIYDANNNKREGDGNGGYNSAYFHYNYVFTLAGHIDAKKVLLVGSFNNWNEKELVMQRMATGWRLPMYLNEGTHAYKFIVDKEWMLDPNNKVTRPDGKGNFNSFMSLGDTLFFTLKGYTGAKSVILSGNFNAWNTQELSMTKTATGWQIPYVLRPGTYEYKFIVDGQWITDPDNPLNTGSGDIVNSIRTVQANYTFILKKYPNAKEVFVSGSFNNWLKPGYPMQKKDGVWSNSVFLPAGKYTYKFVVDGNWIIDPDNPLYDENEYGTGNSVLWIEPKETLYDN